The Sphingomonas telluris genome includes a window with the following:
- the rsmG gene encoding 16S rRNA (guanine(527)-N(7))-methyltransferase RsmG produces MIERLSAAAGRDVSRETFERLKAYANLLREGAAEQNLIALSTLDTLWERHILDSAQLARFEPFAGASWADVGSGAGLPGVVLALLTEGPITLIEPRRLRADFLQHTIEALGIAGRVEVKPTKVERVEGKFDVITARAVANMSKMLQLSQHLSTRKTVWALPKGRGALAELAEAQRAWQGVFHVEQSVTDVDSFIIVGTGVREKTR; encoded by the coding sequence ATGATCGAGCGCCTCTCGGCCGCCGCCGGCCGCGATGTTTCACGTGAAACATTCGAGCGACTGAAGGCTTATGCGAACCTTCTCCGTGAAGGTGCCGCGGAGCAGAACCTGATCGCTCTTTCGACGCTCGACACCCTCTGGGAACGCCACATCCTCGACTCCGCGCAGCTCGCACGGTTTGAGCCCTTTGCCGGCGCATCATGGGCAGACGTGGGTTCCGGAGCCGGCCTGCCCGGGGTCGTGCTCGCACTTCTAACGGAAGGGCCGATCACCCTGATCGAGCCGCGCCGTCTCCGCGCGGACTTCCTTCAGCACACCATTGAAGCGCTTGGCATCGCCGGTCGTGTGGAGGTGAAGCCCACGAAAGTGGAGCGAGTCGAGGGCAAGTTCGATGTCATCACCGCCCGCGCCGTCGCCAATATGAGCAAAATGCTGCAACTTTCCCAACATCTGTCCACAAGAAAAACCGTGTGGGCGCTTCCGAAGGGGCGGGGGGCGCTTGCGGAACTGGCCGAGGCGCAACGGGCGTGGCAAGGTGTGTTTCACGTGGAACAGAGCGTTACCGACGTTGATTCGTTCATCATCGTCGGCACCGGGGTGAGGGAAAAGACGCGATGA
- a CDS encoding ParA family protein, whose protein sequence is MMRVAIANQKGGVGKTTTAINLATALAAIGWKVLLVDLDPQGNASTGLGVGHAGREHTSYDVLIGNASLGDSVVQTRVPRLELLPATMDLSGAEVELVSLTDRARRLERALDSVGSGRWDICLIDCPPSLGLLTVNALVAAKHLLVPLQCEFFALEGLSQLLQTVERIRLGFNPDLQILGVALTMFDRRNKLSQQVADDVRACLGRAVFETVVPRNVRLSEAPSHGLPALIYDLRCSGSEAYVRLARELMARLPREAVAA, encoded by the coding sequence ATGATGAGGGTAGCGATCGCGAACCAGAAGGGTGGGGTCGGCAAAACCACCACGGCAATCAACTTGGCTACGGCGCTGGCGGCGATCGGCTGGAAGGTGCTGCTGGTCGACCTGGATCCACAGGGCAACGCATCCACCGGCTTGGGCGTGGGGCACGCTGGGCGCGAGCATACCAGCTACGACGTGCTGATCGGCAATGCGTCGCTCGGGGATAGCGTCGTGCAGACCCGCGTGCCTCGGCTGGAACTGCTCCCGGCCACGATGGACCTCTCCGGTGCTGAAGTTGAGCTCGTTTCCTTGACGGATCGCGCTCGCCGCCTCGAGCGCGCCCTCGATTCTGTGGGGTCAGGGCGGTGGGACATTTGTCTGATTGACTGCCCGCCCTCGCTTGGCCTCCTCACGGTCAACGCGCTGGTTGCGGCTAAGCATCTGCTTGTTCCTCTGCAGTGCGAGTTCTTTGCCTTGGAGGGTTTGAGTCAGCTGTTGCAAACGGTTGAGCGAATTCGCCTGGGTTTCAATCCGGATCTGCAGATCCTGGGCGTGGCGCTGACGATGTTCGACCGCAGGAACAAGCTCTCTCAACAGGTCGCAGACGACGTTCGAGCATGCCTCGGGCGGGCTGTCTTCGAGACGGTCGTGCCGCGCAATGTGCGCCTGTCCGAGGCTCCAAGCCACGGGCTTCCGGCGCTCATCTATGATCTCCGCTGTTCAGGCTCGGAGGCATACGTCCGCCTCGCACGTGAGCTGATGGCCCGTCTGCCGCGCGAGGCGGTTGCCGCATGA